The Noviherbaspirillum saxi genome includes a window with the following:
- a CDS encoding ParA family protein has translation MPVIVIANPKGGVGKSTIATNLAGYFAKQGHKVMLGDIDIQQSSRAWLALRPPSLPPIAAWEIANGHMAKPPKGTTHVVLDTPAGLNGSRLDDVMKLADKLVVPLQASMFDILATQEFLQRLAGRQEKNQVGVVGMRINVRTRAADQLAHYMGNLGLPVLGYLRDTQNYVQLAAHGATLWDVAPSRAERDVEQWQELVNWVQQ, from the coding sequence ATGCCAGTCATCGTCATTGCCAATCCAAAGGGAGGTGTGGGCAAGAGCACCATCGCCACTAATCTGGCCGGCTATTTCGCAAAGCAGGGGCATAAGGTTATGCTCGGCGATATCGATATCCAGCAAAGCTCGCGTGCCTGGCTGGCATTGCGGCCGCCAAGCCTGCCGCCGATCGCCGCTTGGGAAATTGCCAATGGCCACATGGCGAAGCCACCCAAGGGAACCACGCATGTCGTACTGGATACGCCGGCCGGTCTGAACGGGAGCCGTCTGGATGACGTGATGAAGCTGGCTGACAAGCTCGTCGTTCCGTTGCAGGCATCGATGTTCGATATCCTCGCAACCCAGGAATTTCTGCAGCGACTGGCCGGCCGGCAAGAAAAGAACCAGGTGGGGGTGGTCGGCATGCGGATCAATGTCCGGACCCGTGCAGCGGATCAGCTCGCGCATTACATGGGCAATCTGGGTTTGCCGGTGCTAGGCTATCTGCGTGACACGCAAAATTACGTGCAATTGGCTGCGCATGGCGCAACCCTGTGGGATGTGGCGCCTTCTCGGGCTGAGCGCGATGTGGAGCAATGGCAAGAGCTTGTGAACTGGGTGCAGCAATAG
- a CDS encoding DUF3460 family protein yields MTLNTMKFSQYESEFTKFLNELKQKDPELEQKQRAGRAIFWDKAPIDLDARKRAEESRIMQQPYVYQNKF; encoded by the coding sequence GTGACCTTAAACACCATGAAATTCTCGCAATACGAGTCTGAATTCACCAAGTTCCTGAACGAGCTGAAGCAAAAGGATCCCGAGTTGGAGCAGAAGCAGCGCGCCGGCCGCGCCATCTTTTGGGACAAGGCACCGATCGATCTCGACGCCCGCAAGCGTGCTGAGGAATCGCGCATCATGCAGCAGCCCTACGTTTATCAGAACAAGTTCTGA
- a CDS encoding VOC family protein yields the protein MKIWSGVITEKVQESKDFYVRLLGCDVIYEGEDSWVVLLQLGSSEIGFMKPGLESQAAVFRPAFQGQGMWFAVDVDDVEKEYRRVRELGFPIEVALRDEPWGDRHFVVVDPNGIGVDIVQRMHAAS from the coding sequence ATGAAAATCTGGTCTGGCGTCATTACTGAAAAGGTGCAGGAATCCAAAGACTTCTACGTTCGCCTGCTCGGCTGCGACGTCATCTACGAAGGTGAAGACAGCTGGGTTGTATTACTACAACTCGGAAGCAGCGAAATCGGGTTCATGAAGCCCGGCCTGGAATCGCAAGCCGCCGTCTTTCGACCGGCCTTTCAGGGCCAAGGTATGTGGTTTGCGGTCGATGTGGACGATGTGGAGAAGGAATATCGGCGCGTGCGGGAACTGGGTTTTCCCATCGAAGTCGCGTTGCGCGACGAACCATGGGGCGACCGGCATTTCGTTGTGGTCGACCCGAACGGGATAGGCGTCGATATCGTGCAGAGGATGCACGCCGCTTCCTGA
- a CDS encoding ATP-binding protein, with translation MFHIKSLEMVHWDYWQRVKNIPLDAKIITIAGQNGSGKTTLLDALRTLFGLDCSMGRSYKHYARHAGQQTSWLRAVVDNRATGRQLSNRPFRASGFFSEDEVTLFCQIQKNGGDWKRQYLMRAGAVEIEEVQEATDWLGLESYRKRLANAGLSPAMAKVLALEQGETDKLCEYAPRQLLDLVFQVFGDKEVLDAYDEAKRHQRDTETELQRFEAELESAQTNQERLRLRAANYHQWEGLIKEQRDLQEEILPTLQYHEIREKAQANSTALHEARNSLAAQDKQLSEKRVDLAERASALSTAHQHESTLEEEKTILEKRLGEINGKLKPLESLLEQKTRLQKLAADAGAGIADVAAELEQKEADYMRQRQARDELASRIAGERSAIAALESKSGLPDPENVRVMRRALSDANIAHTMLPDIVEVTDPRWQGAVEGMLRSYTSVVLLEYARDAAAAYRIGEKERYGHFIVPDRVTAPEVKDQSLLAVVRFSAKAPGWLIDQLARVTRVDSAEAGARLPANEEWITPDAYHRERRGGRSVFVEAARYRFGQAGRAQRLAALQQSLPKLEAQEDQLTIRISKLAGEVSALKARIAGVDAAKELVARQPEFDEATHNAAPLKATRTEVGSRLGELFPLIKKTTEERTLADNAWQNAKRSLADSEAHGRLSQKRTQEERSAHARALIDIRKNWRHLPIAWRRPARRAELVEQHQNAHQVNLRIGHLATDLAREDWETDSTVVDQHVRLTALLQGRQAETEERRYQNNRAIEATTNARGAYIERLRYTIKTYSRNIKELGELANIEVHTDPVRLENDDVQLAQAGLQVRFKFDGKGPIGLNDGEASGGQQVMKSLILLIGLLKSDDGSGGFVFIDEPFAHLDIRNIQLVGEFLKNTDAQYLMTTPLTHNTDVYDPSELTLITSKKKKESHWAQPIFVLQRRAEKAA, from the coding sequence ATGTTTCATATCAAATCGCTGGAGATGGTCCACTGGGACTACTGGCAACGCGTCAAGAACATTCCGCTGGATGCGAAGATCATCACCATCGCCGGCCAGAACGGCTCGGGCAAGACCACCCTGCTCGACGCACTGCGCACGCTGTTCGGGCTGGATTGTTCGATGGGGCGTTCGTACAAGCACTATGCGCGTCATGCGGGCCAGCAGACCTCCTGGCTGCGCGCTGTGGTCGACAATCGCGCGACCGGACGGCAACTGTCGAACCGGCCGTTTCGCGCGTCCGGTTTCTTCAGTGAAGATGAAGTCACCCTGTTTTGCCAGATCCAGAAAAACGGCGGCGACTGGAAGCGTCAATATCTGATGCGCGCCGGCGCGGTCGAGATCGAGGAAGTGCAGGAAGCGACCGACTGGCTGGGCCTGGAAAGCTATCGCAAGCGCCTGGCCAATGCCGGCCTTTCGCCGGCCATGGCCAAAGTGCTGGCGCTGGAACAGGGTGAGACCGACAAACTATGCGAGTATGCGCCGCGCCAGTTGCTGGACCTGGTGTTCCAAGTGTTCGGCGACAAGGAAGTGCTCGATGCCTATGATGAAGCCAAGCGCCATCAGCGCGATACTGAAACCGAATTGCAGCGCTTCGAGGCGGAACTGGAATCGGCGCAGACCAACCAGGAACGCTTGCGCCTGCGCGCCGCGAACTACCATCAGTGGGAAGGATTGATCAAGGAGCAGCGCGATCTGCAGGAAGAAATCCTGCCGACACTGCAATACCACGAGATCCGCGAAAAGGCGCAGGCGAACAGCACCGCCTTGCACGAGGCGCGCAACTCGCTGGCGGCACAGGATAAGCAATTGTCGGAAAAGCGCGTCGACCTCGCCGAGCGAGCTTCCGCATTAAGCACCGCGCACCAGCATGAGTCCACGCTGGAAGAAGAAAAGACCATACTCGAAAAACGCCTCGGTGAAATCAACGGCAAGCTCAAACCGCTGGAAAGCCTGCTGGAACAGAAAACGCGATTGCAGAAACTGGCGGCCGACGCGGGTGCCGGTATCGCCGATGTCGCGGCCGAGCTGGAGCAGAAGGAAGCCGATTACATGCGTCAGCGCCAGGCGCGCGACGAGCTCGCCTCGCGCATCGCCGGCGAACGCAGCGCCATCGCCGCACTGGAAAGCAAATCGGGCTTGCCGGACCCGGAAAATGTGCGCGTGATGCGACGCGCATTAAGCGACGCCAATATCGCGCATACCATGCTGCCCGACATCGTCGAGGTGACCGATCCGCGCTGGCAAGGCGCGGTGGAAGGCATGCTGCGCAGCTATACCTCGGTGGTGTTGCTTGAATATGCGCGCGATGCCGCCGCCGCATATCGCATCGGCGAAAAAGAACGCTATGGCCACTTCATCGTACCCGATCGCGTGACCGCGCCGGAAGTGAAAGACCAAAGCCTGTTGGCTGTCGTACGCTTTAGCGCCAAGGCACCCGGCTGGCTGATTGACCAACTGGCACGCGTCACACGAGTCGACTCGGCCGAAGCCGGCGCCAGGCTGCCGGCGAACGAAGAATGGATCACGCCGGACGCCTATCACCGCGAACGACGCGGCGGACGCTCGGTATTCGTCGAGGCGGCGCGCTACCGCTTCGGACAAGCAGGACGCGCCCAGCGTCTGGCGGCCTTGCAACAGTCGCTTCCCAAGCTAGAAGCGCAGGAAGACCAACTGACGATTCGCATCAGCAAGCTGGCCGGCGAGGTCAGCGCCCTGAAAGCACGGATCGCCGGCGTCGATGCGGCCAAGGAACTGGTTGCGCGTCAGCCCGAATTCGATGAAGCCACGCATAATGCCGCACCATTGAAAGCGACACGTACCGAGGTCGGATCGCGGCTCGGCGAACTGTTCCCCTTGATCAAGAAGACAACCGAAGAACGCACGCTCGCCGACAATGCCTGGCAAAACGCCAAGCGTTCGCTGGCCGACAGCGAGGCGCATGGTCGCCTGTCGCAAAAGCGCACGCAAGAGGAACGCTCCGCACATGCACGCGCCTTGATCGACATCCGCAAGAACTGGCGTCATCTACCGATTGCATGGCGCCGCCCTGCCCGCCGCGCCGAGCTGGTCGAGCAGCATCAGAATGCGCACCAGGTCAATCTGCGCATCGGCCATCTCGCCACCGATCTTGCGCGCGAAGACTGGGAAACCGATTCCACCGTGGTCGACCAGCATGTACGCCTGACCGCGCTGCTGCAGGGCCGTCAGGCCGAAACCGAAGAACGCCGCTATCAAAATAATCGCGCGATCGAAGCCACAACCAATGCGCGCGGCGCCTACATCGAACGCCTGCGCTATACGATCAAAACCTATAGCCGCAACATTAAGGAATTGGGCGAGTTGGCAAACATCGAAGTACATACCGATCCAGTACGTCTGGAAAACGACGATGTGCAGCTTGCGCAGGCAGGCTTGCAGGTACGCTTCAAGTTCGATGGCAAGGGCCCAATCGGCTTGAACGATGGTGAAGCCTCGGGTGGGCAGCAAGTGATGAAGTCGCTGATCCTGCTGATCGGCCTGCTGAAATCCGATGACGGCTCAGGCGGCTTTGTGTTCATCGATGAGCCCTTTGCCCACCTGGATATCCGCAATATCCAGCTCGTCGGCGAGTTCCTGAAGAACACCGATGCGCAATATCTGATGACGACGCCGCTGACGCACAATACCGATGTCTACGATCCTTCGGAACTAACGCTGATCACCAGCAAGAAGAAAAAGGAATCGCATTGGGCGCAACCGATTTTCGTGTTGCAGCGGAGGGCGGAAAAAGCGGCCTAA
- a CDS encoding protein kinase domain-containing protein, which yields MQDDNTKTSIEGHIGSSATKPSTTSRGQGETSGALNTGTRIESFNIVEVINEGAASILYLAYDHSQRRHVALREYMPRGIAVRTPDMSVEPASGQDSTNFDAGLRSFINEALVLNRTESASLVKVQRYWEAHRTAYASMPLYEGITLKQTVAEHRAPLNDEWIKTLVSDLLHAIEAVHRAQSCHGNISPGNILIRETGRPLLLEFDSAQAMIAELTQVRSGTLVSGFAPIELYPDMPDLEQGAWTDIYAVAAVAYYLIAGKPPPPATQRIVNDTMRPACEVGRNVYSDNLLAALDHALAVRPDERIRSVNAMRTALKSDSTVLEPSAYHGATNAREAIRLHREALAAQTRARGDTTMAQPSGMTTVGVEAPASHGRQKPMPFEKKISPNSSPPRRSAMIVSGIVLVAGIAAGLIIGEGSLLEPDANHASNSIAGSTDNSAESMDTGIARAIPPQQTAPAVMPPAPVIARSEEAAPPPARLPEARPEHRAEKPASDVPATPPAPTAPLASLTKEKEPVPEPAKPAPSIPATPTEAAKQKETAKIAAEREQWRIARNLDEAPAYEAYLNRFPYGANAIDARQRLAEIRLRSKVEKPQAQVASRPPQASETDRASSGNAAAGSAATGSASPQPAASQPTENPSRSTPREPDTQVASRTERTPPPASSPSVPSGFKQPTDKLPPPAPSPDAASATPRKTYKHADQTMSGDFNADPVTGLVSGTGRIVWNNGDRFDGTLVKGSKEGKGQFVWSNGQRYNGDWLRNEPNGRGTLVFANGNRYEGEVRNGLPDGRGVLIFSDGSRYEGQIRNGVPNGKGIHVFADGTRYEGDIRDGLPHGQGVTRFKNGDVYVGTVARGRSNGQGRFSWANGSVWEGEFRDGQRTTNGHLLAAGNDTPSSGGSQAARSEAGPEREDTDKAIK from the coding sequence ATGCAAGACGACAACACCAAGACTTCCATCGAAGGCCACATCGGCTCGTCCGCAACGAAACCGTCCACGACGTCGCGTGGACAGGGCGAGACTTCCGGAGCCCTGAATACCGGTACACGCATAGAGAGCTTCAACATTGTCGAAGTGATCAATGAAGGTGCTGCGTCGATTCTGTATCTTGCCTATGATCATTCGCAACGGCGGCATGTTGCGCTGAGAGAATACATGCCGCGAGGTATTGCCGTTCGTACACCCGACATGTCGGTAGAACCGGCTTCCGGGCAAGACAGCACCAACTTCGATGCCGGATTGCGCAGCTTCATCAATGAAGCATTGGTGCTGAACCGGACTGAGTCTGCTTCGCTGGTCAAGGTCCAGCGCTATTGGGAAGCACATCGCACCGCCTATGCGTCAATGCCGCTCTATGAAGGCATCACGCTCAAGCAAACCGTTGCCGAGCATAGGGCGCCCTTGAATGACGAGTGGATCAAAACCTTGGTGAGCGACCTGTTGCATGCCATCGAAGCCGTGCATCGTGCCCAATCCTGCCATGGGAATATATCGCCAGGCAATATTCTGATTCGTGAAACCGGCCGCCCCCTATTGCTGGAATTCGATTCTGCGCAGGCAATGATCGCGGAACTTACCCAGGTGCGATCCGGTACGCTGGTATCTGGATTTGCGCCTATCGAGCTCTATCCGGACATGCCGGATCTGGAGCAAGGCGCATGGACGGATATCTATGCAGTCGCTGCCGTTGCGTATTACCTGATCGCCGGCAAGCCGCCGCCGCCCGCAACCCAGCGCATCGTCAATGACACCATGCGGCCTGCGTGCGAAGTCGGACGCAATGTCTATAGCGATAACCTGCTCGCCGCGCTCGATCATGCATTGGCCGTACGGCCGGACGAGCGCATACGATCGGTAAATGCAATGCGCACGGCACTCAAGAGCGACAGCACTGTATTGGAACCGTCTGCTTATCACGGCGCGACCAACGCACGCGAGGCGATACGCCTGCACCGCGAGGCACTCGCGGCGCAAACCCGTGCCAGAGGCGATACGACAATGGCACAGCCATCCGGCATGACGACCGTCGGCGTCGAAGCGCCAGCGTCGCACGGCCGGCAAAAGCCGATGCCGTTCGAGAAAAAGATTTCGCCCAATTCATCGCCGCCACGCCGTTCGGCAATGATCGTGTCGGGTATCGTGCTGGTCGCCGGAATTGCCGCAGGCCTGATCATCGGCGAGGGAAGCCTGCTCGAGCCGGATGCAAACCATGCAAGCAACTCTATTGCCGGCTCAACCGACAATAGCGCGGAATCCATGGATACCGGCATCGCGCGCGCGATACCGCCGCAACAGACAGCTCCGGCGGTGATGCCGCCGGCACCCGTGATTGCGCGCAGTGAAGAAGCTGCGCCGCCGCCCGCACGCTTGCCCGAAGCACGCCCGGAGCACAGGGCCGAGAAACCTGCCAGCGACGTGCCTGCAACCCCGCCTGCACCAACCGCGCCGCTGGCTTCTCTTACAAAGGAGAAAGAGCCTGTGCCTGAACCTGCGAAGCCGGCACCTTCGATACCGGCGACCCCGACCGAAGCGGCGAAGCAAAAAGAGACTGCCAAAATCGCTGCGGAGCGGGAGCAATGGAGAATTGCGCGCAATCTTGATGAAGCGCCGGCCTACGAGGCTTACCTGAATCGTTTTCCCTATGGCGCCAATGCAATAGACGCACGTCAGCGATTGGCCGAGATCCGCTTGCGGTCAAAAGTCGAGAAGCCTCAGGCGCAAGTCGCATCACGGCCGCCGCAGGCAAGCGAAACCGACCGCGCATCGTCCGGCAACGCAGCGGCAGGCAGTGCCGCGACCGGAAGTGCGAGTCCGCAGCCGGCAGCAAGCCAGCCAACCGAGAACCCGTCGCGCAGCACCCCGCGCGAACCGGACACACAGGTCGCTTCGAGAACCGAGCGCACGCCGCCTCCGGCATCCTCTCCCTCTGTTCCTTCAGGCTTCAAACAGCCAACGGATAAGCTGCCACCGCCAGCCCCCTCACCCGATGCGGCAAGCGCAACGCCGCGCAAAACCTACAAGCACGCGGATCAAACGATGAGCGGGGATTTCAATGCAGATCCGGTGACCGGCCTGGTATCCGGGACCGGGCGTATTGTCTGGAACAACGGCGACCGCTTCGATGGCACGCTGGTCAAAGGCTCGAAGGAAGGCAAAGGCCAGTTCGTCTGGAGCAATGGTCAGCGCTATAACGGCGACTGGCTCAGGAACGAGCCGAATGGACGCGGCACGCTCGTGTTTGCCAACGGCAATCGCTACGAGGGCGAGGTCAGGAACGGCTTGCCCGATGGTCGTGGCGTACTGATATTTTCCGATGGCTCGCGGTATGAGGGACAGATCCGAAACGGCGTGCCGAACGGCAAAGGTATCCATGTATTTGCCGACGGCACCCGCTATGAAGGCGATATCAGGGACGGTCTGCCTCATGGCCAAGGTGTAACACGCTTCAAGAATGGCGATGTCTATGTCGGCACGGTCGCGCGTGGACGAAGCAACGGCCAGGGCCGCTTCAGCTGGGCCAACGGCAGTGTGTGGGAAGGAGAATTCCGCGATGGGCAGCGCACCACGAACGGTCATCTGCTTGCCGCCGGCAACGACACACCTTCTTCCGGAGGGTCTCAGGCTGCGCGCAGTGAAGCGGGTCCGGAGCGCGAGGATACCGACAAGGCAATCAAGTAA
- a CDS encoding segregation and condensation protein A gives MSAQQDALLAHLPADAPELALAGQPDTTPDVVDGMAYAKLYGEPLFKLPTDLYIPPDALEVFLEAFQGPLDLLLYLIRKQNFNILDIPMAQVTRQYLDYVDQIRVRNLELAAEYLLMAAMLIEIKSRMLLPVKKADTGEEAEDPRAELVRRLLEYEQMKVAAQELDALPQLGRDYVRAQIYIEQNVVTRWPEVSMSELQAVWADILKRAKLTAHHTISREELSVREHMTGILRRLQSARFVEFADLFDPSRGVPVVIVNFIALLELAKETLIEITQAEAFAPIYVRLAYSPT, from the coding sequence ATGTCGGCGCAGCAGGACGCGCTGCTAGCGCATTTGCCGGCTGACGCGCCCGAGCTTGCGCTCGCGGGACAGCCGGACACGACACCTGATGTCGTTGATGGCATGGCTTACGCAAAACTGTACGGCGAACCGCTGTTCAAGCTGCCGACGGATCTCTACATTCCGCCCGATGCGCTCGAGGTTTTTCTGGAAGCATTCCAGGGCCCGCTCGATCTCCTGTTGTACCTGATCCGCAAGCAGAACTTCAATATTCTCGACATCCCGATGGCGCAGGTAACGCGCCAGTATCTCGATTACGTCGATCAGATCCGTGTACGTAATCTGGAGCTGGCGGCGGAATATCTGCTGATGGCGGCCATGCTCATCGAAATCAAGTCGCGCATGCTGCTGCCGGTGAAGAAAGCCGATACCGGCGAAGAAGCGGAAGATCCGCGCGCCGAACTGGTGCGCCGCCTGCTCGAATACGAGCAGATGAAGGTCGCCGCACAAGAACTGGATGCACTGCCACAACTCGGACGGGACTATGTCCGTGCGCAGATCTATATCGAACAGAATGTCGTCACCCGCTGGCCGGAAGTCAGCATGAGCGAATTGCAAGCAGTGTGGGCCGACATCCTCAAGCGTGCAAAGCTGACCGCCCACCATACGATCAGCCGCGAGGAATTGTCGGTGCGCGAGCACATGACCGGCATCCTGCGTCGGCTGCAGTCGGCCAGGTTCGTCGAGTTCGCTGATCTGTTCGACCCGTCGCGCGGCGTGCCGGTAGTGATCGTCAATTTCATCGCGCTGCTGGAGCTGGCAAAGGAAACCTTGATCGAAATTACCCAGGCCGAAGCGTTTGCACCGATTTACGTGCGGCTGGCCTATTCTCCAACCTGA
- a CDS encoding helix-turn-helix domain-containing protein, with amino-acid sequence MGATDFRVAAEGGKSGLMPIPACSPIYNCRTDAHKHQHPPMMDATFPGPRFFTILPSIPLRGLISHYWLSIGNLNPTYPMVPDGAIDLVIHQQGAQVQGRVYGTSTSATDVALAPNSHYLGIRFKPGQSRHFIKAAAKELADRCEPVEGLLRFSLENITDNIAGLDIFTRLDTLFEKQVARTQPLPSRIDNAVAQITATYGTGRIEEAASNFGTSRRQFERVFLETVGISPKLFSSIMRFHHAATLIKRQAYSLADIAFESGYTDQSHMGNEFRRLINISPAKLAKSDVAFLLDQPLPPPENDNSPLQPQGDNDENLVWRHY; translated from the coding sequence TTGGGCGCAACCGATTTTCGTGTTGCAGCGGAGGGCGGAAAAAGCGGCCTAATGCCAATCCCGGCCTGCAGCCCGATATACAATTGCCGGACCGACGCTCACAAGCATCAACATCCACCGATGATGGACGCTACGTTCCCCGGTCCCCGGTTTTTCACGATCCTGCCCTCAATCCCGCTTCGCGGCCTGATCAGTCATTACTGGTTGAGTATAGGCAACCTGAATCCGACCTATCCGATGGTGCCCGACGGCGCTATCGATCTGGTCATTCATCAGCAAGGTGCGCAAGTGCAAGGCCGGGTATACGGCACATCGACGTCTGCTACCGATGTGGCGCTTGCGCCAAACAGCCATTACCTCGGCATTCGCTTCAAACCTGGACAAAGCCGTCACTTCATCAAAGCGGCGGCCAAAGAACTGGCTGACCGCTGCGAGCCGGTGGAGGGGCTGCTCCGTTTTTCCCTGGAGAACATAACGGACAATATTGCCGGACTCGATATCTTCACCCGACTTGATACGCTATTTGAAAAACAGGTGGCACGGACACAGCCGCTTCCATCCAGAATCGACAATGCCGTCGCACAGATAACAGCGACTTATGGCACCGGAAGAATCGAAGAAGCCGCTTCCAACTTTGGCACCAGCCGCCGCCAGTTTGAACGCGTGTTTCTTGAGACGGTGGGCATTTCTCCCAAACTCTTTTCTTCCATCATGCGGTTTCACCATGCCGCGACGCTTATCAAACGACAAGCCTATTCCCTGGCCGATATTGCATTTGAATCCGGTTATACCGACCAAAGCCACATGGGCAATGAATTCAGACGCCTGATCAATATCTCGCCGGCAAAGCTTGCAAAGAGCGATGTCGCATTCTTGCTAGACCAGCCCTTGCCGCCCCCGGAGAATGACAACTCCCCATTACAACCTCAAGGAGATAACGATGAAAATCTGGTCTGGCGTCATTACTGA
- a CDS encoding cobalamin-binding protein, with protein sequence MRVFIPAFLVAAVSLAWVAPASASVTVVDDVKRTITLPAPARRIVSVAPHVTEMLFAAGAGSQVVGVTEFSDFPPEAKRIPSVGNGVTLDLERILALKPDLVVGWNNGNAALQLAKLESLGVPVYKSEPYDYAAIALSMERLAHLAGTDMMGKKAADTFRHRLGQLQETYQKRRKVRVFYQIWRTPLMTLNGAHMVSAALRTCGGENVFAGLSQLAPTVSIEAVIKADPEAIIASSGEQDDVLAAWRRFPGMAAVKRGNLLLIDGELLNRSGPRILDGTEALCKQLDAVRKKS encoded by the coding sequence ATGCGAGTCTTCATCCCGGCTTTTCTTGTCGCTGCCGTCTCGCTGGCATGGGTTGCGCCGGCATCCGCCTCCGTCACCGTAGTGGACGATGTCAAGCGCACCATCACCCTCCCCGCTCCCGCACGCCGTATCGTCAGCGTCGCGCCGCATGTCACCGAAATGCTGTTTGCCGCCGGCGCCGGTTCACAGGTAGTCGGCGTCACCGAATTCAGTGATTTTCCGCCGGAGGCAAAACGCATTCCCTCAGTCGGCAACGGCGTCACACTGGACCTCGAACGCATACTGGCGCTCAAGCCGGATCTGGTGGTCGGCTGGAACAATGGCAATGCAGCATTGCAGCTGGCAAAACTGGAATCGCTGGGCGTTCCCGTTTACAAAAGCGAGCCTTACGACTATGCCGCGATCGCCCTGTCCATGGAAAGGCTGGCTCACCTCGCCGGCACCGACATGATGGGCAAGAAGGCGGCGGATACATTTCGTCATCGACTCGGACAACTACAGGAAACCTATCAAAAACGGCGCAAGGTACGCGTGTTCTATCAGATCTGGCGCACGCCGCTGATGACACTCAACGGTGCCCATATGGTCTCGGCCGCGCTGCGCACTTGCGGCGGTGAAAACGTCTTTGCCGGCCTGAGCCAGCTCGCACCGACCGTGAGCATCGAAGCCGTGATCAAGGCCGATCCCGAAGCCATCATTGCCAGCAGCGGTGAACAGGACGATGTTCTGGCAGCGTGGCGCCGCTTTCCGGGTATGGCCGCGGTCAAGCGCGGCAACCTGCTGCTGATCGACGGCGAACTGCTCAACCGCTCGGGACCTCGCATACTGGATGGAACCGAGGCCCTGTGCAAGCAACTCGACGCGGTACGCAAGAAATCCTGA
- the panC gene encoding pantoate--beta-alanine ligase — protein MKIISSIDELRDQLRGQLRTAFVPTMGNLHEGHLSLMRLARKHGDPVVASIFVNRLQFGPNEDFDKYPRTFQADVEKLEKEGVYVLFAPTEKDLYPEPQEYRVRPPDDLGNILEGEFRPGFFVGVTTVVLKLFSCVQPRVAVFGKKDYQQLMIVRNMAKQFALPTEIIAADTYRAEDGLALSSRNGYLSEAERAEAPALYQLLNEVAGEVRAGHLDVFELERHAMAKLAARGWKPDYISIRKRADLQPPSAGDIAKGEALVVVAAAKLGATRLIDNLEI, from the coding sequence ATGAAAATCATTTCTTCCATCGATGAATTGCGTGACCAGTTGCGCGGGCAGTTGCGCACCGCTTTCGTGCCAACCATGGGCAATCTGCATGAGGGCCATCTGTCGCTGATGCGCCTGGCGCGCAAGCATGGCGATCCGGTGGTCGCATCCATCTTCGTCAACCGCCTGCAGTTCGGGCCCAACGAAGACTTCGACAAGTATCCGCGCACCTTTCAGGCCGACGTCGAAAAGCTGGAAAAGGAAGGCGTGTACGTGCTGTTTGCCCCAACCGAAAAGGACCTGTATCCGGAACCCCAGGAATACCGCGTCCGTCCGCCGGACGACCTGGGCAATATCCTGGAAGGTGAATTCCGTCCAGGATTCTTCGTGGGCGTGACGACCGTGGTGCTGAAACTGTTTTCCTGCGTACAGCCGCGCGTCGCTGTATTCGGCAAGAAGGATTATCAGCAGTTGATGATTGTGCGGAACATGGCAAAACAGTTTGCCCTGCCCACCGAAATCATCGCCGCAGACACTTATCGCGCCGAAGACGGGCTGGCGCTGTCCTCGCGCAATGGCTACCTGTCCGAAGCCGAGCGCGCCGAAGCTCCCGCCCTGTACCAACTGCTCAATGAAGTCGCCGGCGAAGTGCGCGCCGGCCATCTGGATGTATTCGAGCTGGAACGCCATGCGATGGCAAAACTGGCCGCACGCGGCTGGAAGCCGGACTACATTTCCATCCGCAAACGCGCGGATCTGCAGCCGCCTTCGGCCGGCGACATTGCGAAAGGCGAAGCGCTCGTCGTGGTCGCGGCCGCCAAGCTTGGCGCAACCCGTCTGATCGATAATCTCGAAATCTGA